A genome region from Maridesulfovibrio salexigens DSM 2638 includes the following:
- a CDS encoding VirB8/TrbF family protein, giving the protein MSKSTENPYLTAKEEWLERYGSYIKRAENWRLFAFGCLLITAISMTMNFVQATQSKVVPYTVEVDKHGQVLSVTRADEIGPVPKRIIQAEVANLIVNWRTVTADIGLQKKMVKRMSSFVTGAARGATKSWYEANNPYQRGQKVLVEVDVKGIPLPVSSESWRIEWLETVRNHSGVAQSSTHYEATVKVRISPPETESQILRNPLGIYVTELSWAKLLEQ; this is encoded by the coding sequence ATGTCTAAATCTACAGAAAACCCATATCTCACAGCCAAAGAAGAGTGGCTTGAGCGATATGGTTCATACATCAAACGCGCCGAAAATTGGAGACTCTTCGCTTTTGGCTGCCTTCTAATTACCGCCATATCCATGACCATGAATTTTGTGCAGGCAACACAAAGCAAGGTTGTTCCGTACACCGTTGAAGTCGACAAACATGGCCAGGTTCTTTCCGTAACCCGCGCGGATGAAATCGGCCCGGTTCCCAAACGTATTATTCAAGCTGAAGTGGCCAACCTCATCGTCAACTGGAGAACTGTAACAGCAGACATCGGGCTTCAGAAGAAAATGGTTAAGCGCATGTCTTCATTCGTTACCGGCGCAGCCCGCGGTGCAACTAAAAGTTGGTACGAAGCAAACAACCCATATCAGCGCGGCCAGAAGGTTCTCGTTGAGGTTGATGTTAAAGGGATTCCCCTTCCGGTCAGCTCTGAAAGCTGGCGTATCGAATGGCTGGAAACCGTGCGCAATCACTCAGGTGTTGCCCAATCCAGCACCCATTACGAAGCGACTGTAAAAGTCCGCATCTCTCCCCCAGAAACTGAAAGCCAGATCCTTAGGAATCCGCTTGGCATTTATGTCACGGAGTTATCCTGGGCAAAACTTCTTGAACAATAG
- the trbJ gene encoding P-type conjugative transfer protein TrbJ, whose amino-acid sequence MRSAVTFILIVVMLMNSAPASAMTVTCTNCSDKILQMLERVTNIEQLESMYRTYAEEMMQTQQQIMMVKQNIDQYVNMVKNTIRLPFAIKNSVIRDFKQLASLTMGLRETVADIDVLGGVYHAAYPNFNSAKELVGLPASEVNPQYYEYYSKWSGRVDEATEATFKLSGQQLKEISESEEFDSYIDDLLSTPEGRMQALEAANQLSSIQISEMRKLRALMAMHIQNQAQIQQKKEKIDQIQELNSRGYFENELSKRIQALIDKKGN is encoded by the coding sequence ATGAGATCAGCAGTTACCTTCATTCTCATAGTTGTTATGCTCATGAACTCAGCTCCGGCTAGCGCAATGACCGTCACCTGCACCAATTGTAGCGACAAAATCCTGCAAATGCTGGAGCGCGTGACCAATATTGAACAGCTTGAATCCATGTACCGGACTTATGCTGAAGAAATGATGCAGACCCAGCAGCAAATCATGATGGTGAAGCAGAATATTGATCAGTACGTCAACATGGTCAAGAACACCATCCGCCTGCCCTTTGCCATTAAAAACAGTGTGATCAGAGACTTTAAACAACTGGCGTCTCTTACCATGGGATTACGTGAAACAGTTGCAGATATTGATGTGCTGGGTGGAGTTTATCATGCCGCTTATCCAAATTTCAACTCAGCTAAAGAACTCGTTGGTCTTCCGGCCAGTGAAGTGAATCCCCAGTATTACGAATACTACAGCAAGTGGTCTGGTCGAGTAGATGAAGCGACCGAGGCCACCTTTAAACTTTCCGGTCAGCAACTCAAAGAGATCAGTGAATCAGAAGAATTCGATTCATACATTGATGATCTTTTGAGCACTCCGGAAGGACGCATGCAGGCCTTAGAAGCTGCAAACCAACTCTCTTCTATCCAAATTTCAGAGATGCGAAAACTGCGTGCCCTCATGGCGATGCATATCCAGAATCAAGCGCAGATCCAGCAAAAGAAAGAGAAGATTGATCAGATTCAGGAGCTGAACAGTAGAGGCTACTTCGAAAACGAACTGTCCAAAAGGATTCAAGCTCTAATCGATAAAAAAGGAAATTAG
- the trbL gene encoding P-type conjugative transfer protein TrbL, with protein MSGLAYATEDITQDLGLSSRLLTEFEAAAKTWGPAIQGYSLTLFKLLISIELAWLGIQATLKQYDLKQKLAEFVLLIIYGSFMASVIFYSAEWTTSLIKSFSSVAITAGAQEPDPEIIFFYGLKIIGDLLNNLTVKIHVSIGILICCVILAITFSLMTAQLILVKCESFIVLNAGAILLGFGGSKFTKDFTINYLKYSLAIAAKLFTLQLLMSLSLNFIAKFTTLNTKCFADIFVVVCSSIIILVLIKYLPAKVAEMVNVSQVSGGGALTSAMSAIGITTMTAMQMPAQALGGAVEAKRGMDTLKEAFNMAGSQGATGLGKGWQAFKNLGGAARENIGATNMGNLRSTITSHHEAFKMQQPAGPSTNFQLP; from the coding sequence ATGAGCGGTCTTGCTTACGCGACAGAAGACATAACTCAAGATTTAGGACTATCGTCCAGGCTTTTAACTGAATTTGAGGCAGCAGCTAAGACATGGGGGCCAGCCATACAAGGATACTCCCTGACACTCTTCAAATTACTGATAAGTATTGAACTGGCGTGGTTAGGGATTCAAGCAACACTTAAGCAATATGACCTCAAACAAAAATTGGCTGAGTTCGTGTTGCTCATTATCTACGGCAGCTTCATGGCCTCTGTTATTTTTTATAGTGCGGAATGGACTACATCACTAATCAAATCCTTCAGCAGTGTTGCAATAACAGCAGGCGCACAAGAGCCAGACCCAGAAATAATCTTTTTTTATGGACTAAAGATCATTGGTGACTTGTTAAATAACCTGACAGTTAAAATACACGTAAGTATCGGTATTTTAATATGCTGTGTAATCTTAGCAATCACTTTTTCCTTAATGACCGCCCAGCTAATATTGGTGAAATGTGAGTCATTTATTGTCCTGAATGCAGGAGCTATTCTGCTAGGTTTTGGCGGTTCAAAATTTACTAAAGATTTCACCATAAATTATCTCAAGTACTCTTTGGCTATAGCGGCAAAATTATTCACCTTACAGCTCCTGATGAGCTTGAGTTTAAATTTTATTGCCAAATTCACAACACTTAACACCAAGTGTTTTGCTGATATTTTCGTCGTCGTCTGCTCATCAATCATCATTCTGGTTCTCATTAAATACCTTCCTGCAAAAGTAGCTGAAATGGTCAACGTCTCCCAAGTCTCCGGAGGAGGCGCGCTTACTTCTGCAATGTCTGCGATCGGGATCACAACCATGACGGCAATGCAAATGCCAGCGCAGGCCCTTGGCGGTGCGGTCGAAGCAAAGCGCGGAATGGACACGCTCAAAGAAGCATTCAACATGGCCGGTTCGCAAGGGGCAACCGGGCTAGGCAAGGGTTGGCAAGCATTTAAAAACCTTGGCGGTGCGGCTCGGGAGAACATCGGCGCGACCAATATGGGCAACCTGCGCAGCACCATTACTTCCCATCATGAAGCCTTCAAAATGCAACAACCAGCTGGACCGTCTACCAACTTCCAGCTTCCCTAA
- the trbG gene encoding P-type conjugative transfer protein TrbG → MKHLILTLSLVLIACSGWAAPNSQQAGQQDPNQGLMNKVFAQHLPPETGNNAAKTDKNPSYSTAVMAQPDYISKTNVRLNSKEWEALKLSKEWINRKINPILLENGKVVHIFGATMPSIICSPFMTSDLELQPGENVNDVIVGDTARWMIALSKSGTPGREATHILIKPLDAGLVTTAVIPTDRRVYHLKLVSRRKDYNPYVSFIYPEDQQKVLKASLKRKKKKDIWDTTQIEGKTVDLSTLDFSYTISGDDASWKPMRVYNDGIRTFIQLPRTSTQTEIPVLLVEKAGQEAIVNYRVKGNAFVVDEIFEKAILVAGTGMDQAKVEITRIEVTK, encoded by the coding sequence ATGAAGCACCTCATTTTAACGTTATCCCTTGTTCTCATCGCCTGTTCCGGCTGGGCTGCACCTAATTCGCAGCAAGCCGGACAGCAAGATCCTAATCAGGGATTGATGAACAAGGTATTTGCACAACATTTACCGCCGGAAACCGGAAATAATGCAGCCAAAACGGATAAAAATCCGTCTTATTCGACTGCTGTGATGGCGCAGCCGGATTACATCTCTAAAACAAACGTTCGTCTTAATAGCAAAGAATGGGAAGCTCTGAAGCTTTCCAAGGAATGGATCAACCGCAAGATTAACCCGATCCTGCTGGAGAACGGCAAAGTGGTTCACATCTTTGGGGCCACCATGCCGAGCATCATCTGCTCACCGTTTATGACCTCCGATCTAGAGCTTCAGCCCGGTGAAAACGTTAACGATGTGATTGTCGGTGATACCGCACGCTGGATGATTGCGCTTAGCAAATCCGGAACTCCGGGCAGGGAAGCCACGCATATTCTCATCAAGCCCCTTGACGCTGGGCTTGTGACTACTGCCGTCATTCCAACTGACCGCAGAGTTTACCATCTGAAGCTTGTCTCACGCCGCAAGGACTACAATCCATACGTTTCTTTCATCTATCCGGAAGATCAGCAGAAAGTACTTAAAGCCAGCCTGAAGCGCAAAAAGAAAAAAGACATCTGGGACACCACCCAGATTGAAGGCAAGACCGTAGATCTTTCCACCTTGGACTTCAGCTACACCATCAGCGGTGATGATGCGAGTTGGAAGCCCATGCGCGTCTATAATGATGGAATCAGAACATTTATCCAGCTTCCAAGGACTTCCACCCAAACCGAGATCCCGGTGCTGCTGGTGGAAAAGGCCGGACAGGAAGCTATCGTTAACTATCGTGTCAAAGGCAATGCCTTTGTCGTTGATGAAATCTTTGAAAAAGCAATCCTCGTGGCCGGAACCGGAATGGATCAGGCCAAAGTGGAAATTACACGAATTGAGGTGACCAAATGA
- the trbD gene encoding conjugal transfer protein TrbD — protein MSLSQELLVRTVVIHRSLHRHTLVLGAERELVMSSALISFILVVVGKDLVSAGAALFFWITSVILLRMMAKEDPQMSQVWLRRNAYQTIYPAKSTPWRR, from the coding sequence GTGAGTTTGAGCCAAGAATTACTTGTAAGGACGGTTGTCATTCACCGTTCATTACACAGACATACACTAGTCTTAGGAGCGGAACGAGAACTGGTAATGTCTTCAGCTCTGATCAGCTTCATTCTTGTAGTGGTAGGCAAAGATCTCGTCTCTGCCGGCGCAGCTCTCTTCTTTTGGATCACCAGCGTAATTCTGCTCCGGATGATGGCGAAAGAAGATCCTCAAATGTCACAGGTATGGCTCAGAAGAAACGCATACCAGACCATATATCCCGCTAAATCAACACCTTGGCGCAGGTAG
- a CDS encoding TrbC/VirB2 family protein, whose amino-acid sequence MKSNTKITLLLLSAILLFPEIASASGIAEFKGPVEKVLGTVAGPVGGIISAIALAISGLTFILKKAELGEGFKLFLSIIIGICFVAFASAIVNAVFTFTGAIL is encoded by the coding sequence ATGAAAAGCAATACTAAAATTACCTTACTTCTTTTATCGGCAATTTTACTGTTCCCGGAAATAGCTTCAGCCAGTGGAATTGCTGAGTTCAAAGGACCTGTTGAAAAAGTATTAGGAACTGTGGCTGGTCCGGTTGGTGGAATAATCTCTGCTATCGCACTTGCCATTTCGGGTCTCACCTTCATCCTTAAAAAGGCAGAACTGGGCGAAGGGTTCAAATTATTCCTGAGCATAATCATTGGTATCTGCTTTGTCGCTTTTGCCTCTGCCATAGTGAATGCCGTTTTTACCTTCACAGGAGCAATCCTGTGA
- a CDS encoding secretin N-terminal domain-containing protein: protein MKRILILFLITAICSCAPLQPSQQERSVKSRAASMRAASSKKTVSIVHAPYLGAIPVELEDNRLPSVFNRRVTLTNRIGTASQIAKWINELVPLHIEVEAAETTGKEKQKRMRINYDGKLSNLLNTMCEYFGMGWEYDELSGKVEIARLQTKSFNLAVAPGNIKYESTITNKSQTSGSSSDSSNMEGVSQTTKTSDSVSQTSQTNKASFEGNVWKDTEKSIEAMLSKDGRVVVNEAAGMVTVTDTATVLLRVGKYIKSLNTKMGRQVALAVKVWALEMNRNADVGFDIESMLKAGQSSFSMLGGQPYTTLSGAGTLTAAILDGNWKDTKLMLRALKQRGRTTLLTSGSGIVMNNQALPVQVVKRDTYLAGISSTTTENSMQTSELTPGEVSTGFSMTVIPHIMNNRKAILQYNITLSSLDSMDEFTSGDLTIQLPQVSTRSFSQRVKMKCGQTLVLAGFEQETDQQSKGIGISAGGHSQKYGKSLIIITIEMESAGV from the coding sequence ATGAAACGCATACTCATACTCTTTTTAATTACTGCCATATGCAGTTGCGCACCGCTCCAGCCCTCACAGCAGGAACGCTCGGTGAAAAGCCGTGCGGCTTCCATGAGAGCGGCCAGCAGCAAGAAGACTGTTTCTATTGTACATGCTCCATACCTCGGAGCCATTCCGGTGGAGCTAGAAGACAACAGACTTCCTTCCGTTTTCAATCGGCGCGTAACCCTGACTAACCGGATCGGAACAGCTTCCCAGATCGCCAAATGGATCAACGAGCTTGTACCATTGCACATTGAAGTAGAAGCCGCAGAAACCACCGGAAAAGAAAAACAGAAGCGCATGCGTATCAACTACGATGGCAAGCTCTCCAATCTGCTGAACACCATGTGCGAATACTTCGGCATGGGCTGGGAATATGATGAGCTAAGCGGAAAGGTTGAAATTGCCCGTTTGCAAACCAAGTCATTTAACCTTGCAGTTGCTCCGGGTAATATCAAATACGAATCGACCATAACCAACAAATCCCAGACTTCGGGCAGTTCCTCCGATTCCAGCAACATGGAAGGAGTAAGTCAGACCACCAAGACCTCGGACAGCGTCAGCCAGACTTCGCAGACCAACAAAGCCAGCTTTGAAGGTAACGTCTGGAAGGATACCGAAAAATCTATTGAAGCAATGCTTTCCAAGGATGGCCGGGTTGTAGTCAACGAAGCTGCCGGAATGGTCACCGTTACCGATACCGCCACTGTTCTGCTTCGTGTCGGCAAGTACATCAAATCCCTGAATACCAAGATGGGCAGACAGGTTGCCTTGGCCGTCAAGGTCTGGGCCTTGGAAATGAACCGTAATGCTGATGTTGGTTTTGACATTGAATCCATGCTTAAGGCCGGACAATCAAGCTTCAGCATGCTCGGCGGCCAGCCCTACACCACCCTTTCCGGAGCCGGGACTCTGACCGCTGCCATTCTGGACGGTAACTGGAAGGACACCAAGCTCATGCTCCGTGCACTGAAGCAACGCGGCCGCACCACCCTGCTTACTTCCGGGTCCGGTATTGTCATGAACAATCAGGCCCTGCCCGTTCAGGTGGTCAAACGCGACACCTACCTTGCCGGGATCAGCTCCACCACCACAGAAAATTCCATGCAGACTTCCGAGCTGACACCGGGTGAAGTTTCCACTGGCTTCTCCATGACTGTGATCCCGCACATCATGAACAACCGTAAGGCTATCCTGCAATATAACATCACCCTTTCTTCCCTTGATTCCATGGATGAGTTTACTTCCGGTGATCTGACCATCCAGCTCCCGCAGGTTTCCACCCGCAGCTTCAGCCAGCGGGTCAAAATGAAATGCGGCCAGACTCTGGTCCTTGCCGGATTCGAGCAGGAAACCGACCAGCAATCCAAAGGGATCGGTATCAGCGCAGGCGGACACAGCCAAAAGTACGGCAAATCCCTGATCATCATCACCATTGAGATGGAAAGTGCCGGAGTTTAG
- a CDS encoding P-loop NTPase yields MATINAIFQGKGGVGKSLVASFLTQHLLESGKEVSCVDTDPVNATFSGYHKFGVTSLDIMDGDDIDPRRFDTLVELMMALPDDAEMVIDNGAATFVPLASYLADNQVFPMLAEAGHNINLHTVITGGQALPDTLSGLSSLIKTFQVPIYIWLNGFFGQIAMKGKSFEEFKVYKDNSHRLAALVRIPVKKKETFGRDIENLLTAKISFQEAQESTLPIMTRQRLKMFWNEMRTELVNCGM; encoded by the coding sequence ATGGCTACTATTAATGCAATTTTTCAAGGTAAAGGCGGAGTGGGCAAAAGCCTTGTCGCCAGCTTTCTTACCCAACATCTTCTGGAGTCAGGCAAAGAAGTCTCCTGCGTGGATACCGACCCGGTAAACGCAACATTCTCAGGATACCATAAGTTTGGAGTAACCTCTCTTGATATCATGGACGGCGACGACATCGATCCCAGACGATTCGATACTCTCGTCGAATTGATGATGGCCCTGCCCGATGATGCAGAAATGGTTATTGATAACGGAGCCGCTACTTTTGTCCCTCTTGCCAGCTATCTTGCTGACAACCAAGTCTTCCCGATGCTTGCTGAAGCCGGCCACAACATCAACCTGCACACAGTAATTACCGGGGGACAGGCACTCCCTGACACACTCAGCGGACTCAGCTCCCTAATTAAGACATTCCAGGTTCCCATCTACATCTGGCTCAATGGCTTTTTCGGTCAGATCGCCATGAAAGGAAAAAGCTTCGAAGAATTCAAAGTCTACAAAGACAACTCACATCGCCTTGCCGCATTAGTCCGCATTCCTGTGAAGAAAAAGGAAACCTTTGGCCGAGACATTGAAAACTTGCTGACAGCAAAAATTTCCTTTCAGGAAGCACAGGAAAGCACTCTGCCAATCATGACCAGGCAGCGTCTCAAAATGTTCTGGAATGAAATGAGAACAGAACTTGTGAACTGCGGAATGTAA
- the trbB gene encoding P-type conjugative transfer ATPase TrbB, with protein sequence MNGPAHEQDDRLIENLRHNMGAIIMAALEDPEVVEIMVNPDGKLWIERFGEEMKEVGTIQPNQTTMIISLVASSLETTVTKESPIVEGELPIDGSRFEGLFPPIVKAASFTIRKKASKVFPLEDYVENGIMTMEVMDSIKRAVTARQNIVVVGGTSSGKTTLVNGVINSISEIEPDARLIIIEDTAELQSQSQNTLFLRANKHTSIQTLVRATMRLRPDRILVGEVRGGEALDLLKAWNTGHPGGIATIHANSAAEGLYRIEQLISEASKSPMSHLIGSAVDFIIFICRTRTGRAVTEVATVSGYDPVNQKYMLEYILNEKQY encoded by the coding sequence ATGAATGGCCCTGCACACGAACAAGACGACCGTCTTATTGAAAACCTTCGTCACAACATGGGAGCCATCATAATGGCAGCTCTTGAAGATCCGGAGGTTGTAGAGATCATGGTTAACCCCGATGGTAAACTTTGGATTGAAAGATTTGGCGAAGAAATGAAAGAGGTTGGAACAATTCAACCCAACCAGACAACAATGATAATCTCGCTTGTCGCAAGCTCTCTGGAAACCACAGTTACGAAAGAATCTCCAATAGTCGAGGGAGAACTACCTATAGATGGCAGTCGGTTTGAAGGATTGTTTCCTCCCATCGTCAAGGCGGCTTCTTTCACTATCCGCAAAAAAGCCAGCAAGGTCTTCCCGCTGGAAGATTATGTGGAAAATGGAATCATGACCATGGAAGTCATGGACTCAATAAAGCGTGCCGTAACAGCGAGACAGAACATTGTGGTGGTAGGCGGCACCAGTTCCGGAAAAACTACTCTGGTTAATGGAGTCATCAATTCTATTTCTGAAATTGAGCCGGACGCACGCCTAATCATCATTGAAGATACTGCGGAGCTGCAAAGCCAATCCCAGAACACACTTTTCCTACGGGCAAACAAACACACCTCCATCCAGACATTGGTCCGGGCGACAATGAGACTTCGCCCGGACCGGATACTTGTGGGCGAGGTTCGCGGTGGGGAAGCTCTGGATCTACTCAAGGCATGGAACACAGGCCACCCCGGCGGGATCGCAACGATTCACGCCAACTCTGCGGCAGAAGGGCTCTATCGTATTGAGCAACTTATTTCCGAGGCTTCAAAATCTCCCATGTCTCATCTGATCGGCTCTGCCGTGGATTTTATAATTTTCATTTGCCGCACACGGACAGGCCGTGCGGTCACCGAAGTGGCAACGGTTTCCGGCTACGACCCGGTAAATCAAAAATACATGTTGGAGTACATTCTTAATGAAAAGCAATACTAA
- a CDS encoding TcpQ domain-containing protein → MRILILIILLLFPTGCNAWRAATKQIEVVEQTTPMYEEHEVDSIVEEAALKVAAHYPPGRTVLHLTVSDNPCGWKFEANLREQGFQFSPKTTDPNVLDMNMVFDSITNSTLYYLYLGSSDGWSFGQVYNLTFEGFEKSGLLTQTPAFFEFVGGDAEQVESPLNEDWSIVPGGLRDQLKRWAGRAEYTLVWKANHDFEMQSHATFRDTFPRAVKRLFSRMHANGNSLRVTLYQKNKHIVVSED, encoded by the coding sequence ATGAGAATCCTGATTCTGATCATCCTGCTGCTCTTCCCCACCGGCTGCAATGCATGGCGTGCGGCAACCAAACAGATCGAAGTAGTTGAACAAACTACGCCCATGTACGAGGAGCACGAAGTTGACTCCATAGTTGAAGAAGCCGCGCTCAAGGTTGCTGCTCATTATCCTCCGGGCCGCACCGTGCTGCACCTGACTGTTTCGGACAATCCCTGCGGCTGGAAATTCGAAGCCAATCTGCGCGAACAGGGGTTCCAATTCAGTCCTAAAACCACTGATCCCAATGTGCTGGATATGAACATGGTCTTCGATTCCATCACCAACAGCACGCTCTACTATCTCTATCTCGGTTCCTCGGACGGCTGGTCCTTCGGTCAGGTCTACAACCTGACCTTTGAAGGATTTGAAAAATCCGGCCTGCTCACTCAAACCCCGGCATTCTTTGAGTTCGTGGGAGGTGATGCCGAGCAGGTTGAATCACCCCTCAATGAAGATTGGTCCATCGTTCCCGGTGGTCTTCGTGACCAACTCAAACGCTGGGCTGGTCGCGCCGAATACACACTGGTCTGGAAGGCCAATCATGACTTTGAAATGCAGTCCCACGCTACTTTCAGAGATACGTTTCCACGGGCGGTTAAACGCCTCTTTTCAAGGATGCACGCCAACGGAAATTCCCTGCGCGTGACTCTCTACCAAAAGAACAAACACATTGTTGTCAGCGAGGATTAA
- a CDS encoding conjugal transfer protein TrbE (type IV secretion system ATPase VirB4 family) gives MLKLKDYRHKQKSLPDLLSYAAMVDNGIVLCKNGALLAGWIFRSQDTASSTPQELATISARVNQALAPLGSGWMCHVEAIRTPATGYPAPATSFFPDRITAMIDEERRNIFESGEFYTTSTFLAVTCTPQLGQEKIKRYATGQTGRNNQLDKQINEFKKTLFQLEDSLSLCLQLERLADYTYEDEFGNSKTVSPLLTFLQICTTGENHPVILPSTPMYLDAIIGCKDLIAGDSLFIGKNQIQIIAIDGFPAESWPSILSCLEGTPLEYRFSSRFICMDQFEAEKELTLYRKTWQQQVFKFFDLMFNKANPRPNQDALNMAGDAETALAEVQSGLVSAGFYTACIVLHGTDPEKLEDNTRLISRLIQGQGFGCRIETINALEAWLGTHPGNAYANVRRPIVNSMNLSDMLPLATIWPGNEFNPSPEFPANSPALMYCATDGSTPFRLNLHTGDIGHTLIFGPTGAGKSTLLGIINAQFRRYKNASIFAFDKGMSMFPLCKAAGGTHYEIAGDDSELAFAPLSNVDSDAEQAWAEEWIETLVTLQGFVVLPAHRNAIHLAMNSIRNNPKDMRSLTDFYHFVQDEELREAIKHYTNAGAMGHLLDAKTDGFGIENLMVFEIENLMNLGDKNLIPVLLYLFHCIEKSFKGQPSLLILDEAWIMLGHKVFRDKIYEWLKVLRKANCAVVLATQSLEDAAKSGLMGVLSESCPTKIYLANPSASDKDQRPHYEGLGLNSTQIQIITSAAPKRDYYVVTPEGRRLINLALGPVALSFVGSSGKGHIARIKELEKEHGPSWPEQWLEERQGDFKWAPRSKENTK, from the coding sequence ATGCTCAAGCTCAAAGACTACCGCCATAAACAGAAAAGCCTGCCGGACCTGCTTTCATATGCCGCCATGGTGGATAATGGAATTGTCCTTTGTAAAAACGGCGCGCTTCTAGCCGGCTGGATATTCAGATCCCAAGACACAGCATCAAGCACACCTCAAGAACTGGCGACAATAAGCGCACGAGTCAACCAAGCTCTTGCGCCTCTTGGATCTGGCTGGATGTGTCATGTCGAGGCCATCCGAACTCCTGCGACCGGCTACCCTGCTCCGGCGACAAGTTTCTTTCCGGATAGAATCACGGCGATGATTGATGAGGAGCGCAGGAACATTTTTGAATCAGGGGAATTCTATACAACCAGCACTTTTCTGGCTGTGACTTGTACACCACAGTTAGGACAAGAAAAAATCAAAAGATATGCAACTGGGCAGACAGGTAGGAACAACCAGCTCGACAAACAGATCAACGAATTCAAAAAAACACTATTTCAGCTTGAAGACTCTCTTTCTCTCTGCCTTCAGCTTGAGCGACTGGCCGACTATACATATGAAGATGAGTTCGGAAACAGCAAGACAGTCTCACCGCTGCTAACATTCTTGCAGATATGTACCACCGGAGAAAATCACCCGGTAATTCTGCCCTCTACCCCCATGTATCTGGATGCAATTATCGGCTGCAAAGATTTGATTGCCGGCGATTCACTTTTCATCGGAAAGAACCAGATCCAGATCATCGCCATAGATGGATTTCCAGCCGAAAGCTGGCCCTCAATCTTATCCTGCCTTGAAGGAACCCCTTTAGAATACAGATTTTCAAGCCGCTTCATCTGTATGGATCAGTTTGAAGCCGAAAAAGAACTCACCTTGTATCGTAAGACATGGCAACAGCAGGTATTTAAATTTTTCGACCTGATGTTCAACAAGGCCAATCCAAGACCGAATCAGGATGCTCTCAACATGGCAGGAGATGCGGAAACAGCTCTTGCTGAAGTTCAGTCCGGCCTAGTTTCTGCCGGCTTCTATACAGCATGCATTGTGTTGCATGGAACAGATCCCGAAAAGCTGGAAGATAATACCAGGCTCATCAGCCGGCTAATTCAAGGTCAAGGATTCGGATGCCGCATTGAAACAATCAATGCTCTTGAGGCATGGCTGGGAACTCATCCCGGTAACGCATACGCAAACGTCCGTAGGCCGATCGTTAATTCAATGAACCTTTCGGACATGCTTCCATTGGCGACAATCTGGCCCGGTAATGAATTTAACCCTTCACCGGAATTTCCAGCCAATTCACCGGCTCTTATGTATTGCGCAACTGATGGTTCAACACCGTTCAGGCTGAACCTGCACACAGGCGATATCGGACACACCTTGATTTTCGGCCCTACCGGGGCCGGTAAATCTACACTGCTCGGCATTATTAACGCCCAGTTCAGAAGATATAAGAATGCATCCATTTTTGCCTTCGACAAAGGCATGTCCATGTTTCCGCTCTGCAAAGCTGCCGGGGGAACTCATTACGAAATAGCCGGTGATGATTCAGAGCTAGCCTTTGCCCCTCTTTCGAACGTTGATTCTGATGCCGAGCAAGCCTGGGCAGAAGAATGGATTGAGACTCTTGTGACTCTGCAAGGATTCGTTGTCCTACCTGCGCACCGCAATGCAATTCATCTGGCAATGAATTCAATCCGGAACAACCCGAAAGACATGCGCTCTCTTACTGATTTTTACCACTTTGTGCAGGATGAAGAACTCAGGGAAGCCATAAAACATTACACCAATGCCGGGGCTATGGGACATCTGCTCGATGCAAAAACGGATGGATTTGGCATTGAAAATCTAATGGTCTTCGAGATTGAAAACTTGATGAACCTAGGAGACAAGAACCTCATTCCTGTCCTTCTTTATCTTTTCCACTGCATAGAAAAATCCTTTAAAGGACAGCCCTCTCTGCTCATTCTGGATGAAGCATGGATCATGCTTGGTCATAAAGTTTTCCGGGATAAGATTTATGAATGGCTGAAGGTTCTGCGTAAAGCAAACTGCGCAGTTGTTCTGGCTACGCAGTCTTTAGAAGATGCGGCTAAATCGGGGCTCATGGGCGTTTTGTCTGAATCCTGCCCGACCAAAATTTACCTAGCAAACCCCAGCGCGTCCGACAAAGACCAGCGACCGCACTATGAAGGTCTTGGCCTCAACTCCACCCAGATCCAGATCATCACCTCCGCAGCTCCAAAGCGCGATTACTACGTTGTTACTCCTGAAGGACGCAGGCTCATAAACTTAGCTCTCGGTCCTGTCGCGCTCTCTTTTGTCGGTTCATCCGGCAAAGGACACATCGCCCGTATCAAGGAACTTGAAAAAGAACATGGCCCAAGCTGGCCGGAACAATGGCTTGAAGAAAGGCAGGGAGATTTCAAATGGGCACCCAGAAGCAAGGAAAACACAAAATGA